Genomic segment of Hydra vulgaris chromosome 11, alternate assembly HydraT2T_AEP:
aaTTACCTAATGTTAGCTTCAATGCTGGTTGGTTTTTTGTCAGAAGAAAATAAGAACGATATCTCTTCAATCTTGGTCAGAGGACCAATGATAGCaacaatatgaataaaaaattattacaattattgataattattattaaactaatttatacaAACCAGGCCCCTACTCTTTTAAGAAAATGGCTTTGGCAATTTTGAAATTTGGAGGCTCTTGGTGACAAGTGGGTTCTAAATTTTGGGACTGAATTAAAAGGAGAAACATTTTGTCCCCTTTTAATGCAGACCTGGGCTAGAAAATCTTCTTTACCCCGTGAAATAGGACCTGATATtcaataactaaataattaaaaaaaacaactaaaaattaatttaagaagTATTCGGAATTATCGggaataacaaattttaataatttggaaaaaaatctcATTCACCTGTTCAAATTTCTCTGATGTAGGGATTTTTTCTCTCAACTTGGGATCAGTTGCCTTGCCAAAATCCTCTCTGATCCTCTTAAGAGCTGGCCTTAACTTTAGAATGGATAGCATTATCATAAAGCTGGAATTCCAGCGGGTTTTAACAAGTGCAATTAGAGATgcaaaaaaacgtgtttttttgctatcatatttttttcaccaaaaaaatgtgtttttttggagtttttttgGCTTTTACAAATCCTTTCagtgtttttgtttacttttttgttaattcttgTTTAGGTGACTCTTCATCTGAAACGTTTATTAATTCGTGAGATTTATctgaaatatttattagttCTTTAGGCAGAATTGGTAGTTGTGTTGCACACATATCCATTgcttcaagttttaaattttgcgaTACTAACACTAATTTTGCTGCTCTTTCATTTGTTAATCTGTTTCTTATGGCACTGTGAATATTTGCATAACTGTTAAAACTTCTTTCGCAAGCAGCACTTGTAGCGGGAAGCTGAAGAATTTTTGCTGCTACTTCTGATAATTCAGTAGATGAACATAATCCCTTCCACCAGTTTGGACCAAACGTTAGGTCAATGGCTGtccatataaatttttttgaaaaaactccTCCTTTTCATTGGTAATTTGCTAAATCAGCTATCAAAATATCTGGTTTTAGGTGAGTTTACAGCAATTGAATATATTACTTCACATGCAtcattctgttaaaaaaatttagatattacattaatgtttttactaagtttaataaaaataaacaaaagtttctaataatttaatctttagTTCCCCATTTAAATATCTTCGATATTTGGGGTCAAGTAGATTAGCAGCCATATGAATTTTtgttaagcaaattttttttcttttagcaaATAATTCTTTCATTTCTACTtcctatttttttgttaaaggaCTGCTTACTATGTTTTGagtaatattattttctaaattataaaatatttcaactacAGATAACATCATTGGGCTGTCGGCTTCTTTTATCTTGATTGCATCAGCTATTGGTGCCAGCAgctttaaaaatctttgaacCTTATCACAAAAATATCTGATAACAAGCTATTTTTTGTAGTAGAATTCAATACACATCGCTAAGAGATTTTAAGAGATTGCCAAAGATTTTAAAGATCGTTTATTTTTCTGTATACTCTCAAGACACGCCACAGTGAAGTCCCTTCCAttaataaatagattttaatcACATAtcctattttaataatataaaattagaaataaaataaattactatataaaactatattttaattaattgtataaaaataacaactacCTGGTCTTTACCAGTAGTTTTAATGAAACGTTTGAATCAACTGttgatttttgaatttctttaaataCTGCACCTTTTATGTGTGAGctttttatttcctttacaATATCTGTTGCTTGTGACATTAACACGCAAAGAataggtatttttataaaatcattaaaaagcaAATTGAGACCATGAGATATACATCCATAGCAGTTAAGAAGAGGATAGCTGTTTTTTAGTAGTTTTCATGCCTTTTTCGTGTTTGCTGCATTGTCTGTTATTATTCCCATAACTTTTTAGGATTAATTTCTTCTAATACCCTCCGTATTTCATATGCCATGTATTCACCAAAATGACTTGATGAACCTGAAAATTATTACTTTcatgtaaatactttacaaacTGTTCAGTTCAACTGGACATTTTCTATATTTCTTAATATGCATGGTCATTCGTGGTTTACTTTCGACATAACATAATTGCAAAAAGAACATTGAACTCTTTCCATTTTGCTCACCTGGCTTGCTGGCTTGAATAAAATGCTCACAGATGTTTTCTTTCTACCCCTAGTGTGGCCACAGATTACTCTATTATTACTACTCATTACTATGTTCTAATCAAATAACTAAATGATGTGACTATTATGATTAGAAATCTGCTTAATTAATGCTTACAATATCTATTTGACTGAATACTATTTTGATTAGAAATCTGCTTAATTAATGCTTACAATATCTATTTGATTGAATACTATTTTGATTAGAAAAATGCTTAATTAACGCTCACTTATAATGgctatattattataatagttatattattaaaaaaactaatggtAATAACtgtattactaaaaatttactttactaCAAATTATGATAAACTGGTTCAttaagattttcaaacaacaatATATCATCATTAATAATCTTATGTTTCAAAACAGCTACCATAAAggtataaaattaaagaataaaaatactacaatataattatgcaatattatttataacatgaTTGAAAATACTATTTCAACTTTCTGAAATTAAATGTTgacaaacttaatttatttgcaattgcagaaataaaattaaaaaacaaaaagcataaaatgagatagcaaaattaaaactatgCAAAACTTATacaatacatataaattttgcaatgcagtgttattttgtaaattaaaaaacatcatttataaattaaaaaagttctcaTTCATtctacaaattacaaaaattagttttcattcattttgttgaaaaatttgtctttaatgttaaggaaaaattgttttgaactCAAAAAACATAtctacataaataaaaaaaaattaaaaaggcaAATCTCCTTTACTTATGATTAGTGATGTGCCGAAACCAGTTTATGCCGTCTTCGATTCCGGGTACCCGGCTGAAAAACCGGCTCCGATTCCGGGTACCCGGCTGAAAAACCGGCTCCGATTCCGGGTACCCGGCACTGagtccatttttttaaaagttggaataaaaacTTGTGAAATCTCTAGCGATGAACTATTCACACAAATTACTCTTTTTACGCTAACAAACCAAAAGTTATGTGGCGGAACTACCATTTAGCAAAACCCTGCAACGCAGGGTAAGGGTAGGGTAGGGGcctaaattttttcaaaagttgtgcaacagttttttaataactatacttagtttaaaattatttttctctcCTGGTGGTTCgggcctaaataatattttgtgtggAAGGGGGCAAAAtttgaagttccgccactgaaagttttattagagaaagtaaaagATTAAGAGAGACAAAGAATTGCAAAATAAGGtagaaagaaatgcaaaataagGTAGACTTTCTTGACGTAagtgtgtttaaaataaaatttaaacaaataaaaagaacttaaacaacacttatttgctgtatcttattttaattgttttattaactttagattgtaatgaacaaacattaggtattctCCGTTATCTGCTTTTAATCTGCTCCTTGTTGCTTCGTATATGTCCCCACCAGCACTAAATAACCTTTCACTTTCTATTGATGACGGAGGTGCTGTAAGGTATTTTAATGccatcttttttaatttttcaaattgcaTTCCACATTTACTCCACCACAAAAACGGACAACCTGTATTTTCTAAAAGAGGCAGAGATAAATAATTGTCTATTTCTTGATTAATTGCAGACCTTAATATTGTTTGCTTCTTGATTATGTCAGCAACTTCAATATCTACTAGTTCTCTTTCTGCCTCTTGATGATTGTTTTAAAGCTACATCTTTAAAACAATCATCAATGCTAATGAATCCAGTAGAGGCTAGAGGAATCCAGTAGAGGCTGGAGCTTTTACTATTGGAACATCGTCAGAGTCAACAACATCTTGCGCTCCTTGCATTTCGTTCCATGCTTCTTCAACCTACtctataataacattttcatcTGCATgttgataaagtaatttatatcgTGGATCCAAAAATTCAAGTCTTTTAGTAACCGcggagatttttatttttatatcttcaaACAGTTCATCATATATGCTAGGGATTACGTTTTGAATGAAATATGTTCTACATGGTCATTTGTAATTGGGGTAAGCATCTTTAATCAGTTCATTAAATCCCGTATCTTCAACAATAGAAAATGGCTGAACATCCAATGTGATAAGTTTTCCTATTATTTTATGGATTCGAATAGATCTGTGGCCATCAATAttccatagtttttttttgtttaaagccTGAATAATGTTACTTTGTACTGTAATGGTGGTAGAAGCAACTGAGGTTTCAGAAATAGACGAAAATGATTGAACCTTTTTTTTCCCCGCAAGTTCAAACGCTTTGGAGTGCTTTAAACGCAAATGTTTTACCATTGCTGTAGTTCCATAAGACTTTAAAGATTTGCCTCCTCTCGTAACTCACATAATTTGCACTTGCTCATATGAGGAGTCGTGCTTATATCAAAAAACTTCCacgctatactttttttattcataatttttctttcaaataaaatttctataaagatAATGAAAGTACGTTTGATATCATACTTTTtcgattattttatataaaacgatagtttttttaataatacgctcgaaattaaaatataaaaaatatgtaaaatattcacCTTATACTACTTTTATGGTTTGTGCTTGATACAAATGAAAAGCGCTATCAGCATTcgaaagaagaaaaattatcttgtgttttaacagaataaaaagaagctattaaatattttttaccccattcattttatttgtattctcaaattattttatttagcattacagtttttgtatccgtataaatttttttgcaaaaatatattaaaaaatattttaagtgagattattttaagttaatagaacTTTGTGTTTATCGACTACATAACGCCCTTAGAATTATATCAAGAAGTTTATTGGTTGAAGTTTATTGGtagaaactaaaagaaaaataaatttaagataaaaaagaagataCCCGGTGCCGGGTACTGCAACAAATGGCCGAGACCGGGTACCCGGTAAAACAGCCGATTTGTCGGGTCCAAACCGGGTACCCGGCACATCTCTACTTATGATGTCtttgtattttattagaaaaatatttcttaaaataaattttttagttttattttagcttaTTATAAGTAAGTcattaaagaacaattaaacttattacaattaaactataaacaatttaaacttatttgatGAACATTTGAAGAACAGGTAAAACAAGACAGATAAATGGTATGTTAAATAGGAGAATGACAaagtcttttaataaatatcaccTAAAAACACGCTGTTGAggtgatatttatttaaatgttaaaggTGTTAAAgtagttagttaaaaaaataccaaaaataaatttgggGGTTGGGGAATTTActactttataaactttaaaggCAATACTAATAAAAGATTGAAAACTCTCCTTTAATAAAtaacacttaaaaattttttaattattttagtgtttaaaataagaaaaacagtatttaaaaaaaaaaacaataaaaaaaacaaaaaacaaagcagttggtttttttggccaaaaaaacggtttttattttgcaaaaaaacaaaaaacaaaaaaaaaaataaaacaaataacaaaaaagtgatatacataaatttggaaaaaaaattaaacattaacaTAACATTACAATAtctctaaattattaaaatgttggactaataactatactaattaaattataaatttaagaacTTTTACTCTCTGTTcctatagtaaaaaaaagtccaaCAACTTAAATATCAAACGCTCTTGAAATTCCCAGTtacagtaaaatataataataatttatatcattcAATACCAGTTTCATACATTTTGTATTGCATGATTTACTTAGGGAATGTGATGATTTAGGCGCTAATCTACATCTctacctcccccctccccctatttttacttttgattatgatcctgattaagaatcgtataaaaacatagaCCTGAAAACCAAAGGAAAGTTCTCCAATTTGATGTTGAAGTGTCGAAAAAATGTActaaaaacgctaatattcgccATCTTTTTTGAACACGACAAAGTTAATGATTAAGGCGGTAAACAttatgaaatcattaaaaaaactttattggccggtttttattttgcaaaaacggGGCGACTGAAAAAGTGCGAATTTCATAGCTGCGAATCTGCATAATTGcgactggcataagtgcgaactggcataagtgcgaactggcacaagcgcgaactggcataagtgcgaattacttgcaaaaactggcataagtgcgaactagcacaagcgcgaactggcataagtgccatttgtttcaaaagtgaaaataaaagtattcttTAAAACGTTGCGCCCACATAAATTCTGGCAAATAATAGAGAATCATTTCCCGATTTGTGGGTCCAAACATAGCTTTAAGTTTGGCTTTGCTTCATTGCCACATTGCCTCAACCCTGTTTGTTGTAACATTTGTTGCGGgatcaacaaaataaaagtaaagtatGGTTTACTGTACCATGTTGAAAACCTTGTGCTGCTAAACCTCGGTATGCTGCCCACATATCGCTCCATATTTCAGTTCCAGGACGAATCCATTGTCTAATGATGGGTAATAAGGTTGCTGCATCGTGGTGCACTACAGGAATGAGTAACCCTTCTTTAGTCGCTATATCGTGCGCACCGAAAATCTATTCATCTTCTACAATTCTACCTCGGTTATATTTCCTTCTTGAAAAAAGTGATTCATCTATTTCCACTAATGAACCTGGCCCTCCTAATTGCACATGGTTGTTTTGGAAATAAGTAACGGCAATGTCTCTACAAAATTGATTCCAATCAGCTACAGTTTTATTGCTACcaatttttaaagccttttGAATGTCTTTAACTGAAAGGCCACGACTTTTTCCGGCGCTACGAGTCCAAATATAGCTAATACCTATTATTTGCCAAAGTTTCAGTTAAgatctttcaaaaaatcttcCAATGCGaatacttattttctttttgcattGTTTTAGCATGCATCTCCAAATCTTTCCATCAACATTATGACTATTTTGTTCGTTGCACTGGATGTTACATCGAGTCCAAATATAGCTAATACCTATTATTTGCCAAAGTTTCAGTTAAgatctttcaaaaaatcttcCAACGCGaatacttattttctttttgcattGTTTTAGCATGCATCTCCAAATCTTTCCATCAACATTTTGACTATTTTGTTCGTTGCACTGGATGATACATCGAGGACTGGATGTTACatcataatcaaaaaaaatagtgGGGAAGATATGTAAATTAGCGCCATGATTCAGACGGTAtatttgtaaatcatttttacataattttataacttatcgATAATAGTTGCATAATTCCTATAACTATCACTTCATGCTATTATTACACCATCTTACATTGATGAAGGTAATAATTTAGAAACTTAAAGatgtatttgtaaattattttcaattaaatatataactaaaagtttataattGTCACTATTTATGGCATCATTCAATACCATTACTACACCatcttttatttaatgattaacTAGGAAGAAGGAGATAATTCAGACGCAAGTTTAGTAATTTACTCGGGGGAGTGTATAATTCAGacagatatttgtaaattatttttacataattatataactaatttaatCAGTTAGTTTAAATAGAAGTAATACAACAATcaactaattattaattattttatagttgtaGAATTTCAATCATTATTCTTAATAAAGATCAGACCATCTTACATTGAGCGATTTACAAAGGGGAGGTAATAATTCAGACAGATATAATTTCTATGTCTGAACTTTACTTCAGTAAAGTTCAgacatataaattaaatgtcAGTATTTGAATTAAAAGCATTGTTTAGTTTTGCGAGCTTCATTTTTCCAATTGATTTCAATTTGCCTAGCTAGTTTTGACGAGTTTGATAAAATGTGCCAAAATTTAAAAcgtctaaaaaaacattttaaaagaaattacaatgCTTCGAAAAACGAAGCATTTTTTCAAATGCAACTGTCTCCgctcctcaaaaaaaaaatcagcagatacaaatgactttttaattttaaaaaggaatAAGAACTAATTAGTCAAGTTGACCAATTAActtcgaaagaaaaaaattatgtggagcaaatagataatttaaaaatacaggcATTGTAATTGGAAACTgaaattatatgtttaaattctaaaaacgaAGCTTTAATTAGactcattaagttctcaattagagACAATAACAGGCTAAAACAGGAGAAGCTAACCATGAGCGAGACTAGACCGAGACGAGACCGAGACGAGAATTTAATACTTCTCGTGAGACCGAGAACGAGACGagaaatttaacaatttttgaaaacaaatttattaaaatccaagtaaaaaaaaaaatgtaaacatggTTTTGACAAATAGACACAAATGACATTTGTCAAatgtaaacaactttttcaaatattaattcAGAATTTTTTTGCCAAACTTTTCCAACAAGACAATGTTTTCTCAGAAAAGTAGAACAAATCATCTGATTAAGATGATTTGTTCCACTTTTCTGGGTGTAAGTTGTGTCTGGATGATCTGACGACATTTCCACCTGAGCTAAAAACTCTCTCTGATTTAGTTGAACTTGCTAGAATAGCTAAAATTTGTCTAGCTAATGAAGAGAGTTCTGGCAATGTATTTGAATGCAATTTCCACCAATCTTTTGTGAAAGTCTTTTTTGGCATCAGGGAGATATTCATACAGGCACATTTCGCTCAAAATAGGAGCTCTTGTGTTTCAAGTCTGACGTTTAACTTGCGCTTCAGTATTGAATTAGGGGGAAAATCTGCTGAAAGGACTCTGGAAACAGCTTAGCACTCAACATTATCCTTAACCTGTGAGGCTAACCATTCTtttgttgtttgaaattttttgaagagCTTCAAGTTAAGTCCCTTTAAAGCAAGATTTAAGTAGTTTGCTGCAGCACTCAATAAGTTTCCAGTGTGACAAAGAGGAAATCTTTTCTCAATGCAgcttttcaagttttttgcaTACAAGACACCGTAGCCATTTTTTCCATCCGTCTTAATAAATTGATCAATTTTGTCATGGATTAAATAAAGAGAATCGGCGACAGTGTTAATTGTTGGAATAGACTCTGCTAACCACGTTTCTGTAGCTTCTTTAAGTGGTACCAAAATTTTTACTGCTCCCTCGATTGATTTCCACTGTGATGCACTGATGGtctttgaagaaaaaatatcttCATTTGAACATAAGCTGATAATTCTGTCCTACATCTAAAGAGTGCACTCTTTAGATGTAGGACAGAAGCCATGCAATCCAGTTCACTATTCCATTATGTATCAACAGATTGGCGTAACTGTCTAAAATTGATTCCTTGAGCGTCTGATTCTGATTCAAGCAACTCAGCTGCAACTGTTGACTGGTAAGTTAAAGAAGCCAAATCTTTGCATGTTTGCAACGCATTATCCATTCTAGCAGTCATTCCAAATGAGTCTCGAACTGCACATTGCAAAATATGATTGTTGCACAAGTATTGGTCAAGGCGCTTTGACAATTTGACTGCAAGTTTCATGTTTCTTGCCTGGTCGTTCACACAGTACATTGGCAAATCAGCAGGCAAATTTAGTTCTTCTAAGAAAGAATCCAGCTTTCCTTCAATTAAGATACCTGTGTGTCTGCCTGGGAACTGTTGGACATGGGGTGTCCAATGATGTAGTCTCCAATCATCGTCAATAGCATAAAAAGTCCAAGAGATGTAGATGTCCTGAGCTCTAGAAGTCCAAAAGTCAGAAGTAAATGCAGCACTTTTTAGATTTGGCGTAATCTCCGTTATTATGCTCTTCATTCCAGTTTGAACTTCTCTTGACCGAATTGAAAGCTTTCTTGAATATGTTGTTCTGTGATGAAGGCACAGTTTAGGGTTTGCAATGTCAAACAATTTCTTGAAACCTCTTCCTTCGACTGCTGAAAAGGATGTAAGATCAGTGTAAAAGTAGTCCAGCATTGCAGAGTCAAACTGTTTTTGATCGGAATTCGGACTTTGTTTCAAGCATTTCGACCATGGTTCGTTGTTTCTTCTTAGGATGAGGAAGAAGAGAGTCGTCAGTTTTTTCAGAATACTCAACGTAATCTTGGCTGTGTTTTTTTTCGAGGTGACTATGAAGTCCGCTTGTGTTTCcatcttttgttttttgcacGCCTTGGATTCAGCACCGTcacttgttttttgaaaatatctccagattttgttttttcttggtGACATTTTTGATCGTTGAAATGAAGCAAgaatatttctttcaatatgAACAATATGTGTCAAGTTGAATTCCACTGGTAAACTAATGAAATTAAGTCGAAAGTGCaccattttatacaaaaagtttttgtatttaaaatctaattaaaaatatttaaaatctaattaaaattttttaattagatttaaaaaaaaaatcttattaaaaaatctaatttctttttgtcaaaaacaaattaaatttttaattagatttattaaaatcacggagtcaaaatattaattaataaaaaaaacaaattattaggcattttgtaaattataataatttttaatttggaaaatgatataatatttaagtcTCGTTCTACTTCTTGCGAGAATTTTCTATTTCTCGTTTCTCACAAGAAGTCCCATTTCTCACGAGAAACAAGAACGAGACGAGATCTCGCTCATGGTTAGGAGAAGCAGTtctaacttattaaaaaaaaaaaatcaaaacagcacaacgtaaatttgcatctgctcgtgccaaaaatgtaagattgctgaaaaaaattagatttgaaaaaaaaattgcaaaaattagtgATATAAACCAGAATGGTTGCCGAATTTGCAAATGTCTTGTAAGTAGGGATAAGGATTTAGTTGTTGTTGGttcttatttagactatgaCAACATTGGTTTCTCTGAATTGTTCTGTggatttaaattaagtaatccatGCATGCTGCAACTATTTgatctaaacttgcttttatattctTTCAATTATTAGCTCATTCAGATTTTGAAAGTGATTTGTTTATGCTGTTTTGTTATTCTACGTCTTGTGAAAAGTCAATATATTGttgtgttgcaaataagttAGGTTTAGTAAAGTAATCAAGTGTTTTGATACTGTAGAGCTGCAGAGCCAATTGCCCACGGCTGAATGCCGTAGGCTAAAacgtattctgtgtaatcttggtgcaaAGATTCTCGCCTCTGAGCCCAAGATAAGACACAACCAAGAAATGCGGACGATGCATGCCAGTAAAGAACATGTCACTATGAAGTCCATGTTActttatccatctgcgaatgaaTGATTGGTATCTGTACTAATGGTCAAGAATTTGACTACTTATATTGAAGCGGTTTTTAATAGTCTTCAAGTACGTGACCACCTTAATTCGGATGTTGGTTTTGGCGAAGAGGTATAGCTCCTTTTTGCGGGGGATAAGGGTGAAaagtatatgaaattccattttggagttttcaattctaaatcatcagggtCCGTATATAATGTCCAtttgttttgtatgtatcagggttcagactgtcgtgAGAATATTGCCTTAATTCTTGGGCATTATGCcaacgacattaaaagaattcagtcaTCAGATTTTAaggttgttcttaggtggagattttcatttcatcgatgatgttctgggacaccagggttcagctgctagctttcATAGTTCTACAGATCTAGTTGAATTGAATTCTCTTAAGAAACCATGCTTCTCTGCCTCACACACCAGCTAAATGTTACATCTTAAGGAGGACAATGCAATCTCTGGAAATGCTTACAATGAGAACTTACGTAAAGATAGACAAGGTGGAAACTTAAGAGCTCTACGTAAgcttcataaataaattattgctCCTGCGATTCTCCCCATAACAACTTTAGATAATGCAGAGCcacctgttttgcatattatgttaggagttgtgttaaaactgtataagttattgttgaaggagtgtaagacTTTAGATTGTCAAGCTGATTCGTCTTTGTTgcataatgagaatgtgagaacgaatgaattgtgggctgctaaaagcgttgaatgttctaaaacagcaaAAACTTTgcgtttattaggaaatcaatttgtagacgTTGCAAATCTACAGGTGCAATAGTTagcttttaataataatttttccgAATTAGAAAGCATAACCATAAACttctccaataaaaaaaacttgtaaacagcaagaaatgtgtgctagtatcaggtgtttaattacaaaatatgatTATAACATTGATTGGGTGCAGTAAGGTACGTGCCAAAAATGGTTTcatcaattttgtgaaattattggtgaTTCAGAAAAGAGTGTATTGTGTGACATAGAAATGTACGAATGTTTAGCATGTCAGGGTGAAGATAAAGAATGTCTTAACCTTTTGTGCgcgtataaaaatatttatacgtGC
This window contains:
- the LOC136086979 gene encoding uncharacterized protein LOC136086979 — translated: MVHFRLNFISLPVEFNLTHIVHIERNILASFQRSKMSPRKNKIWRYFQKTSDGAESKACKKQKMETQADFIVTSKKNTAKITLSILKKLTTLFFLILRRNNEPWSKCLKQSPNSDQKQFDSAMLDYFYTDLTSFSAVEGRGFKKLFDIANPKLCLHHRTTYSRKLSIRSREVQTGMKSIITEITPNLKSAAFTSDFWTSRAQDIYISWTFYAIDDDWRLHHWTPHVQQFPGRHTGILIEGKLDSFLEELNLPADLPMYCVNDQARNMKLAVKLSKRLDQYLCNNHILQCAVRDSFGMTARMDNALQTCKDLASLTYQSTVAAELLESESDAQGINFRQLRQSTISASQWKSIEGAVKILVPLKEATETWLAESIPTINTVADSLYLIHDKIDQFIKTDGKNGYGVLYAKNLKSCIEKRFPLCHTGNLLSAAANYLNLALKGLNLKLFKKFQTTKECAGKSRGLSVKDIQKALKIGSNKTVADWNQFCRDIAVTYFQNNHVQLGGPGSLVEIDESLFSRRKYNRVHHDAATLLPIIRQWIRPGTEIWSDMWAAYRGLAAQGFQHEAERELVDIEVADIIKKQTILRSAINQEIDNYLSLPLLENTGCPFLWWSKCGMQFEKLKKMALKYLTAPPSSIESERLFSAGGDIYEATRSRLKADNGEYLMFVHYNLKLIKQLK